DNA sequence from the Oncorhynchus clarkii lewisi isolate Uvic-CL-2024 chromosome 9, UVic_Ocla_1.0, whole genome shotgun sequence genome:
gatttggCAGctgtttcagaacatcagctatctggatttgggagaaggagaatgttttattttattttaagtgtttctaaaatcctctATCGAAAAAgtgaatggtggaaaaatgattggagccatttccttgtttgactgcTAAGTTtgatgggtattatgactcatacagTGGTACTTCATACCAGTTGAATTTGATAAAATAAACCTAAGCAACTTTGTTTTATTATTAAAATAAACCTGAATATATGTATATTGACTTAGTGTCAAATGTGTCTATAATTTGGATGACGCTTTGGTAAATGGCCTACAATTTTCTTTGAGAAGTTTTCTACATTCTGCCAATGAACTACAACACCCAAAATGCACTTCACCAAAACCCGGATTTCCGGTGAGGTATAAGGAGGGAAAATCTAAACATTCTGTCAACCCCCTTGCTAGCTACTTCTTTCTGTCGCCTACAGGTGTATTTGAAGCGAAAATCCAGGTAAGCCCAAATGTGTCGATAATAATATACCCAACAAGTGTCCAGCATCATAACTAACGTAAATAACGTTAGTTGACACAAAGCTTCTAACTTAGCTACTGTAACGTTATATAGCTAGCTACGGTTGGTCTGTAGTTAACTAACTCGTTAGTTAGCGAACTAGTTAAACATGTCTTTCACCGGGTGTCTCAGAGCGAGAAAATGCAGAGGACCTCACGTCTGAAGCGCGAGTTACAGCTGCTTAGCATGGAGCCTTCACCGGGGATCACTTGCTGGCAGACCGAGGGGAAGATGGACGAGCTCCGGGCCCGTGAGTATCAATCAACTTATCGATCAGTCAGTCCTACGGTTATGTAGCCTCTCGGTGGGTGCTAGTATATGTGTCGAAGGAACTCTTTTCATGCATCCGCCATTGATAGCCTATTGGTGTTAATCAATAATATATATTAATATTATAAACTTACATGTATAGTAGTGATCAATGATGTCGTTTTATATAGATATAAACGTCTATAGGTGTTGTTACTGTCCCTTGTCCTGTGTAGAAATAGTGGGCGGAGCTGAGACTCCGTTTGAAGGAGGAGTCTTCTCACTGGAGATCATAGTTCCAGACAGGTATGATGTGACTGACATAACACACACATCTCTGAGTAGATACAGGTCTAGTACATGTTTTAGGTACAATCATCGTGATCATTCTCTCCTAACCCTCCAGGTATCCCATTGAGCCCCCTAAGTTCTCTCCTAACCCTCGAGGTATCCCTTTGAGCCCCTAAGTTCTCTCTTAACCCTCGAGGTATCCCTTTGAGCCCCTAAGTTCTCTCTTAATCCTCGAGGTATCCCTTTGAGCCCCCTAAGTTCTCTCCTAACCCTCCAGGTATCCCTTTGAGCCGCCTAAGATGAGATTCCTGACCCCTATCTACCACCCCAACATAGACAACAATGGTCGCATCTGTCACGACGCCCTCAAACTACCACCcagggtaacacacacacacgcccacccaAGATACAACATGGACAGCCAACCTCTGCACCATGTGTATCACCtcttctcgtgtgtgtgtgtgtgtgtgtgtgtgtgcagggtgcGTGGAAACCTTCCCTGAACATCTCCACAGTGCTCACCTCCATACAGCTGCTGATGGCTGAACCCAACCTTGACGACCCACTCATGGCTGACATAGTGAGTAACACTTTGCTCCTTCACTGTCCTGTCCGTACAACGACTCAGACGAGACAGACTGACCCCATAgctgatataacagactgaccccatagctgatataacagactgaccccatagctgatataacagactgactgaccccatagctgatataacagactgactgaccccatagctgatataacagactgactgaccCCATAGCTGATATAACAGACGGACCCCATAGCTGATATAACAGACGGACTGACCCCATAGCTGATATAACAGACAGACTGACCCCATAGCTGATATAACAGACAGACTGACCCCATAGCTGATATAACAGACAGACTGACCCCATAGCTGATATAACAGACAGACTGACCCCATAGCTGATATAACAGACAGACTGACCCCATAGCTGATATAACAGACATACTGACCCCATAGCTGATATAGCAGACAGACTGACCCCATAGCTGATATAGCAGACGGACTGACCCCATAGCTGATATAACAGACAGACTGACCCCATAGCTGgtataacagactgactgaccccatagctgatataacagactgactgaccCCATAGCTGATATAAGACAGACTGACCCCATAGCTGATATAACAGACAGACTGACCCCATAGCTGATATAAGACTGACTGACCCCATTGCTGATATAACGGACTGACTGACCCCATAGCTGATATAACGGACTGACTGACCCCATAGCTGATATAACGGACTGACTGACCCCATAgctgatataacagactgactgaccCCAAAgctgatataacagactgactgaccccatagctgatatagcagacagactgaccccatagctgatatagcagacagactgaccccatagctgatataacagactgactgaccccatagctgatataacagacagactgaccccatagctgatataacagacagactgaccccatagctgatataacagactgactgaccccatagctgatataacagactgactgaccccatagctgatataacagactgactgaccCCAAAGCTGATATAACAGACAGACTGACCCCATAGCTGATATAACAGACAGACTGACCCCATAGCTGATATAAGACTGACTGACCCCATAGCTGATATAAGACTGACTGACCCCATAgctgatataacagactgactgaccccatagctgatataacagactgactgaccccatagctgatataacagacggactgaccccatagctgatacacactctctctctctctctctctctctctctctctctctctatatatatatatatatatatatatatatatatatatatatatatatatatatatatatatatatatatatatatatatatatatatatatatatatatatatatatatatatatatatatatatatatatatatatatatatatatatatgagtgtaTATGCAAAAGTAtatgtggattcggctatttcagccacacccgttgctgacaggtttataaaatcgagcacacagccatgcaatctccatagacgaacattggcagtagaatggcctttactgaagagctctctcacacacacagagttgatGTTGGTCCTGTAgccttctcacacacacagagttgatGTTGGTCCTGtagccctctcacacacacagagttgatGTTGGTCCTGTAGCCCTCTCACACACAGAGTTGATGTTGGTCCTGtagccctctcacacacacacacagagttgatGTTGGTCCAGtagccctcacacacacagagttgatGTTGGTCCAGtagccctctcacacacacagagttgatGTTGGTCCTGtagccctcacacacacacagttgatgtTGGTCCTGtagccctctcacacacacagagttgatGTTGGTCCTGTAGCCCTCTCACACACAGAGTTGATGTTGGTCCTGtagccctctcacacacacagagttgatGTTGGTCCTGTAGCCCTCTCACACACAGAGTTGATGTTGGTCCTGtagccctctcacacacacagagttgatGTTGGTCCTGtagccctctcacacacacagagttgatGTTGGTCCTGtagccctctcacacacacagagttgatGTTGGTCCTGtagccctctcacacacacagagttgatGTTGGTCCTGtagccctctcacacacacagagttgatGTTGGTCCTGtagccctctcacacacacagagttgatGTTGGTCCTGtagccctctcacacacacagagttgatGTTGGTCCTGTAGCCCTCTCACACACAGAGTTGATGTTGGTCCTGtagccctctcacacacacagagttgatGTTGGTCCTGTAGtctttggcagtacgtccaaccgacctcaGGCCACGTGTATCCACGTCAgctctccacatccggcttcttcactggCAGGATCGTCAGAGGTGgcgctgaggagtatttatgtctggaATAATGTCCTTTGTGGGGTAGaattcattctgattggctgggcccggCTCCCCAGCGGCCGGGCCCGGCTCCCCAGCGGCCGGGCCCGGCTCCCCAGCGGCCGGGCCCGGCTGCCCTATGCCCTCCCGGCCCTTCCATTGCAGCAcagtcaagtgaaatccatagattagaggcTAATGAATTTATTTCGATGGActtgatttccttatttgaactgtaactcagtaaaatcctaaattgttgcatgttgcgtttttaaatttgtgttcagtgtaattCATAATGAATCATGATTTTGGTGGGTGCATTGGCCCTATTTCACACACAAGTGTGTATTTAATatatgtgtgaattggaaatgttttttttttttttacatatcccaactcccctgagacaccctcggtgACGTTATCCGTCTCACACACTGAGTTGTCTGTTTCTCTCCCAGTCATCAGAGTTGAAGTACAGCAAGCAGGTATATCTGCAGAAGGCCAAGAGTTGGACAGAGAAACACGCTGTACAGAACAACAAGGTAATGTTAACCAGGTGGTTAGGTATGTGGACCGTAGACACACTGAGTGACTGTATGTAGTGGTGTCTTCTCTCCACAAGGTGGTGCTGTAACTTCATGTCAATGTA
Encoded proteins:
- the LOC139417446 gene encoding ubiquitin-conjugating enzyme E2 T isoform X2, producing the protein MQRTSRLKRELQLLSMEPSPGITCWQTEGKMDELRAQIVGGAETPFEGGVFSLEIIVPDRYPFEPPKMRFLTPIYHPNIDNNGRICHDALKLPPRGAWKPSLNISTVLTSIQLLMAEPNLDDPLMADISSELKYSKQVYLQKAKSWTEKHAVQNNKGGVVETVDSAEAQVQSPALKREAQDKTEEHPKRTCL
- the LOC139417446 gene encoding ubiquitin-conjugating enzyme E2 T isoform X1 translates to MQRTSRLKRELQLLSMEPSPGITCWQTEGKMDELRAQIVGGAETPFEGGVFSLEIIVPDRYPFEPPKMRFLTPIYHPNIDNNGRICHDALKLPPRGAWKPSLNISTVLTSIQLLMAEPNLDDPLMADISSELKYSKQVYLQKAKSWTEKHAVQNNKGGVVETVDSAEAQVQPPALKREAQDKTEEHPKREAQVQSPALKREAQDKTEEHPKRTCL